In Candidatus Babeliales bacterium, the DNA window ACCTTGGAACACGCTCCATATATTGCTTATAGCGAAATCCAAATTTTCTGATTAATAATGGCTCTTCTATATAAATAACGTAGTAATGTAATAACAATACTATTAAAAAAAAATAACAATACAAAAGAAAAGAACCTACATATAATGATTCTCCTAAAAGAATGACCATATAACCGAAATACATGGGATTTCGTGAATAAGAATATATATTTTTTTCAATAAAATCTTTTGGTGGCTCAGTCATCAAAGGATTGCCTAGTCCTCCCAATAAAAAAAGTCCGAAACAATAAACAAAAAGAATTGCTCCTAATAAAATAAAACTTATCCCTAAATCAGTAAGTAATATATTGTTTACGGTATTTAAATGTAATTTCTTATTCAGTAGAACAATAAAATAAGGACCAAGAATTAATCCAAAAAAAGCAATTCCAAAATTAATTAGAAATGAAACAAATCGATTCACTCATTCTCCCTTTAAGTACTATTTTTTAAATAAGTATTTTTCTATTAATTTTAATATATACAAATCTTTCTTCAGTCTAAATAGATAGTTTCATAATTATTTAGGCTGATAAATTTTTAGTGATAGCCAAATAAATTTCAGTAATTTAAATATTAGAGTATAGCAATATAATTTGCCAGTTTTGGCAATATTTCTTGCAAATCTTCCTGTAAAATAAAATCATTATCAGATAAATAATTCGGCATGCCTAAATCGATCGCAATAACAATCGCATTCGGATTATTTTTTTTATAATTAGCCAAAAATCCACAATCATCATGACTCAAGCCAAGGCAAACAATAATATCAATTTCTTGTAAATTATTAATTGTGATCGAGTTTGCCT includes these proteins:
- a CDS encoding isoprenylcysteine carboxylmethyltransferase family protein codes for the protein MNRFVSFLINFGIAFFGLILGPYFIVLLNKKLHLNTVNNILLTDLGISFILLGAILFVYCFGLFLLGGLGNPLMTEPPKDFIEKNIYSYSRNPMYFGYMVILLGESLYVGSFLLYCYFFLIVLLLHYYVIYIEEPLLIRKFGFRYKQYMERVPRWVLKI